The following are from one region of the Rhizobacter sp. AJA081-3 genome:
- a CDS encoding formate dehydrogenase → MDKVQPKLSRRTVFAGAGTAGALAAVAAVLPKAPAEPAPVATGAQPDADKGGYQVTQHVLRYYQTARV, encoded by the coding sequence ATGGACAAGGTTCAGCCCAAGCTCTCCCGCCGCACGGTGTTTGCGGGTGCCGGTACCGCCGGTGCGCTCGCCGCCGTGGCCGCCGTTCTGCCCAAGGCGCCTGCCGAGCCGGCGCCCGTCGCGACTGGCGCACAGCCCGATGCCGACAAGGGCGGCTACCAGGTGACGCAGCACGTGCTGCGCTACTACCAGACCGCTCGGGTCTGA